One Sodalinema gerasimenkoae IPPAS B-353 DNA segment encodes these proteins:
- the nifJ gene encoding pyruvate:ferredoxin (flavodoxin) oxidoreductase, with product MNTSTYATLDANEAVARVAYKLNEVIAIYPITPASPMGEWADAWMSEGQPNLWGTVPSVIEMQSEGGAAGAVHGSLQTGSLTTTFTASQGLLLMIPNLYKIAGELTSAVLHVAARSLAAQALSIFGDHSDVMAARGTGFALLCSASVQEAQDLALIAHTASLESRVPFIHFFDGFRTSHEIQKIATLDESIIRDLIDDEWVYAHRSRGLTPDRPVLRGTAQNPDVFFQARESVNPFYNACPDMVQRAMDQLAQHTGRQYQIYEYHGAPDADRVVVLMGSGCETAQETVDYLMAQGENVGVLKVRLYRPWDIEKLLAAFPETVQKIAVLDRTKEPGASGEPLYLDIVSAFSEAWEGTMPKIVGGRYGLSSKEFNPAMVKAVLDNLSQDKPKNHFTIGIHDDLTQTSLPYDESFSTEPDEVSRSIFYGLGSDGTVGANKNSIKIIGSATDNYAQGYFVYDSKKSGAVTVSHLRFGPHAIRSTYLINQANFVGCHQWTFLEKLNVLKAAAPGATFLLNSPYGPDEVWDRLPLEIQEQIVRKNLKFYVINALQVARDNGMGGRINTVMQTCFFALSGVLPREQAIAEIKKAIEKTYGKKGQAIVQMNLNAVDATLDHLYEVNVQEANSTVRMSPTIPDAAPEFVRSVEGKMLAREGDDLPVSALPCDGTYPTGTAKWEKRNVAQEIPVWDPDVCVQCGKCVMVCPHGVIRGKAYDEGELGNAPQSFKFTDIRDKDPNFAGSKFTIQVAPEDCTGCGICVDVCPAKNKSMPSKKAINMEAQPPLREPERENWDFFLNLPNPDRRNLHLDRIRQQQWQEPLFEFSGACAGCGETPYLKLVSQLFGDRTVIANATGCSSIYGGNLPTTPWSQNAEGRGPAWSNSLFEDNAEFGLGFRMSLNKHMGFARELLQKLAGDLGDTLVQQILDNPQKSEADIWEQREAVVGLKQQLASLNSPDAKQLRSLADYLVKKDVWIIGGDGWAYDIGFGGLDHVIASGQNVNILVMDTEVYSNTGGQSSKATPRGAVAKFAAGGKPAPKKDLGLIAMTYGNVYVASVAMGARDEHTLKAFIEAEAYDGPSLIIAYSHCIAHGINMTTAMSHQKALVESGRWLLYRYNPELKETGQNPLQVDSRSPKKGVETSMYAENRFKMLTKTKPQDAKRLLKEAQGDVDTRWAMYDYLANRPITGQ from the coding sequence ATGAACACTAGCACCTACGCCACCCTAGACGCCAACGAAGCCGTCGCCCGGGTTGCCTACAAACTCAACGAAGTCATCGCCATCTACCCCATCACCCCCGCCTCCCCCATGGGCGAATGGGCCGATGCGTGGATGTCTGAAGGGCAGCCCAACCTCTGGGGAACCGTCCCCTCCGTCATCGAAATGCAAAGCGAAGGAGGCGCCGCCGGGGCCGTTCATGGCTCCCTACAAACGGGATCACTCACCACCACCTTCACCGCCTCCCAGGGCTTGCTGTTGATGATCCCCAACCTCTACAAGATCGCCGGAGAACTCACCAGCGCCGTCCTCCATGTCGCCGCCCGTTCCCTCGCCGCCCAGGCCCTCTCCATCTTCGGCGACCATAGCGATGTCATGGCCGCCCGAGGAACCGGCTTCGCCCTCCTCTGTTCCGCCTCCGTCCAAGAAGCCCAAGACTTAGCCCTGATCGCTCATACCGCCAGCCTCGAATCGCGGGTTCCCTTCATCCACTTCTTCGACGGCTTCCGCACCTCCCACGAAATCCAAAAAATCGCAACCCTCGACGAATCCATCATTCGCGATCTCATCGATGACGAGTGGGTCTATGCCCATCGTAGTCGGGGACTGACCCCAGACCGCCCCGTCCTGCGAGGAACCGCCCAAAACCCCGATGTTTTCTTCCAAGCCCGAGAAAGCGTCAACCCCTTCTATAACGCCTGTCCCGACATGGTACAGCGGGCCATGGACCAACTGGCACAGCATACCGGTCGCCAGTACCAAATCTACGAATACCACGGCGCCCCCGATGCCGATCGCGTCGTAGTCTTGATGGGGTCTGGCTGCGAAACCGCCCAAGAAACCGTGGATTACCTCATGGCCCAAGGCGAAAACGTCGGCGTCCTGAAAGTGCGCCTCTATCGCCCCTGGGACATCGAAAAACTCCTGGCCGCCTTCCCCGAAACCGTCCAAAAAATCGCCGTCCTCGATCGCACCAAAGAACCCGGCGCCAGCGGCGAACCCCTCTATCTCGATATTGTCTCCGCTTTCAGTGAAGCCTGGGAAGGCACAATGCCCAAAATCGTCGGCGGACGCTATGGCCTCTCCTCCAAAGAATTCAACCCCGCCATGGTGAAAGCCGTCTTGGATAACCTCAGCCAAGACAAACCCAAAAACCACTTCACCATCGGCATCCACGACGACCTCACCCAAACCTCCCTCCCCTACGACGAGTCCTTCAGTACCGAACCCGACGAAGTCTCCCGTTCCATTTTCTATGGCTTAGGGTCTGATGGAACCGTCGGCGCCAACAAAAACTCCATCAAAATCATCGGGTCCGCCACTGACAACTACGCCCAGGGCTATTTCGTCTATGACTCCAAAAAATCCGGGGCCGTCACCGTCTCCCACCTGCGTTTTGGTCCCCACGCCATTCGTTCGACGTACCTGATTAACCAGGCCAACTTCGTCGGCTGTCACCAATGGACGTTCCTGGAAAAACTCAACGTCCTCAAAGCCGCCGCCCCAGGAGCCACCTTCCTCCTCAACAGTCCTTATGGCCCCGATGAGGTTTGGGATCGCCTGCCCCTAGAGATTCAAGAACAGATTGTCCGTAAAAACCTCAAGTTCTATGTCATCAACGCCCTGCAAGTGGCGCGGGACAATGGCATGGGGGGGCGCATTAATACGGTGATGCAAACCTGCTTCTTTGCCCTCTCTGGAGTCCTGCCTCGGGAACAGGCCATCGCCGAAATTAAGAAAGCCATTGAGAAAACCTACGGCAAAAAAGGACAAGCCATTGTCCAGATGAACCTCAACGCCGTGGATGCTACCCTCGACCATCTCTATGAGGTGAATGTCCAGGAAGCCAACTCCACTGTCCGCATGAGTCCTACCATTCCCGACGCCGCCCCGGAATTTGTCCGCAGCGTCGAGGGCAAAATGTTAGCCCGGGAAGGGGATGACCTCCCCGTTAGCGCCCTCCCTTGCGATGGAACCTATCCCACGGGAACGGCGAAATGGGAAAAACGCAATGTCGCTCAAGAAATCCCCGTTTGGGACCCGGATGTTTGCGTCCAATGTGGGAAATGCGTCATGGTTTGCCCCCATGGAGTGATTCGCGGCAAAGCTTACGACGAGGGAGAACTGGGGAATGCGCCGCAAAGCTTTAAGTTCACGGATATTCGCGACAAAGACCCCAATTTTGCCGGCAGCAAGTTTACCATCCAGGTGGCTCCAGAGGACTGTACCGGTTGCGGCATTTGTGTCGATGTCTGTCCGGCGAAGAATAAGTCGATGCCCTCCAAGAAAGCCATCAATATGGAGGCGCAACCGCCGCTACGGGAACCCGAACGGGAGAATTGGGACTTCTTTCTGAATTTGCCCAATCCCGATCGCCGTAACCTCCATCTCGATCGCATCCGTCAGCAACAATGGCAAGAACCCCTATTTGAGTTCTCCGGGGCCTGTGCCGGTTGTGGGGAAACCCCCTATCTGAAACTGGTGTCGCAACTGTTCGGCGATCGCACGGTCATCGCCAACGCCACCGGCTGTTCCTCCATCTACGGCGGCAACCTCCCCACCACCCCCTGGTCCCAAAACGCCGAAGGACGGGGGCCAGCTTGGTCGAACAGTCTCTTTGAAGACAACGCCGAATTTGGCTTAGGCTTCCGCATGTCCCTGAACAAACACATGGGATTTGCCCGAGAGTTGCTGCAAAAACTCGCCGGGGACTTGGGGGATACTCTCGTTCAACAGATTCTCGACAATCCCCAGAAATCCGAAGCCGACATCTGGGAACAACGGGAAGCGGTGGTTGGCTTGAAACAACAGTTAGCGTCCCTGAACAGCCCCGATGCCAAACAACTGCGTAGCCTTGCCGATTACCTGGTGAAAAAAGATGTCTGGATTATCGGTGGAGATGGCTGGGCCTATGACATCGGCTTTGGCGGCTTAGATCACGTCATCGCCAGTGGTCAAAATGTCAACATCCTAGTGATGGACACAGAAGTCTATTCCAACACCGGCGGACAATCCTCTAAAGCGACTCCTCGCGGTGCGGTGGCTAAGTTTGCCGCTGGTGGGAAACCGGCCCCCAAGAAAGACTTGGGCTTAATTGCCATGACCTACGGTAATGTCTATGTGGCCTCCGTGGCCATGGGGGCCCGGGATGAACATACCCTGAAGGCCTTTATCGAAGCCGAAGCCTATGATGGCCCGTCCTTGATTATCGCCTACAGCCATTGCATCGCCCATGGCATCAACATGACCACCGCCATGAGTCATCAGAAAGCCTTAGTCGAAAGTGGTCGCTGGCTGCTGTATCGCTATAACCCCGAGTTGAAAGAAACTGGGCAAAATCCCTTACAAGTGGATTCGCGATCGCCCAAGAAAGGGGTGGAAACCTCCATGTACGCCGAAAACCGCTTCAAGATGCTGACCAAAACCAAACCCCAGGACGCGAAACGGTTGCTGAAAGAAGCCCAAGGAGACGTGGATACCCGTTGGGCCATGTACGACTACCTGGCCAATCGTCCCATCACCGGTCAATAA
- a CDS encoding HypC/HybG/HupF family hydrogenase formation chaperone: MCLAVPGRVLEIEGTDPLNKSGKVSFGGVVKTVSLAYVPDVAVGDYVVVHVGFALSKVDEAAAQQTFADLRQIAKLG; the protein is encoded by the coding sequence ATGTGCTTAGCCGTTCCCGGACGAGTCTTAGAAATTGAGGGAACCGACCCTCTGAACAAAAGCGGAAAAGTGAGTTTCGGTGGAGTCGTCAAAACCGTGAGCCTCGCCTATGTTCCCGATGTCGCGGTAGGTGATTACGTCGTCGTTCACGTCGGATTTGCCCTAAGCAAAGTCGATGAAGCCGCAGCACAACAAACCTTCGCCGATTTACGACAGATTGCAAAATTGGGTTAA
- a CDS encoding caspase family protein → MSKIALLIGVSHYKPGLTALPGAVRDVEAMQQVLEHPNIGGFDDVVCLVNPDRQQMEQQIEALFSNLKKDDVVLLFFSGHGIKDEIGALYFATSITQKKADGQILKSTAVSAGFIQDMMAESRSKRQVVILDCCFSGAFAEGMTAKDDGGVDVQAQLGGEGRAVLTSSTSLQYSFEQDGESLSLYTRYLVEGLETGAADSNRDGIISVYELHCYTKAKVSEAAPAMRPKIFAVEEGFQITIGNAPLGNPELQYRQEVSHLVYHGEISTIARLTLDTLRHQLELPETVAHQIEAEVLEPHRHYQKRLSQYESVLKESISKEFPISEVTEKELNRLQQILSLKPEDVRNMRQRLTPGLIPKSSHEIPTNPQPTARKKRPASQSRWLGFGLIGLASLGIAIGLANRPPLDPFQPDPILSEKPLPEAQGWIRIGAIADPPPDEISGSQLLEQGPATPITIEPPVVPEVGSTVTLISSANLRSNVPQEPYTLSGVINFLRENQSLVVLDRWLGRDPDVPGRQQVWIQIGYPSDESRDSMTTYAFVLP, encoded by the coding sequence ATGAGTAAAATTGCCCTATTAATTGGCGTAAGTCATTATAAACCTGGACTAACTGCCCTCCCAGGAGCCGTTCGAGACGTAGAGGCAATGCAGCAGGTGTTAGAACATCCTAACATTGGTGGTTTTGACGACGTTGTGTGTCTCGTCAATCCGGATCGCCAACAAATGGAACAACAAATTGAGGCATTGTTTTCCAACCTTAAGAAAGATGATGTGGTGCTACTTTTCTTTTCAGGTCATGGAATTAAAGATGAAATAGGTGCGTTATACTTTGCCACATCAATCACCCAAAAAAAAGCCGATGGTCAAATTCTAAAATCTACAGCCGTGTCTGCGGGGTTTATCCAAGACATGATGGCTGAAAGTCGCTCCAAGCGTCAGGTTGTCATCCTGGACTGCTGCTTCAGTGGTGCATTTGCAGAAGGTATGACCGCCAAGGATGATGGCGGAGTAGATGTTCAAGCCCAACTCGGAGGAGAGGGCCGCGCGGTGTTAACCTCCTCCACATCTCTTCAGTATTCCTTTGAACAAGATGGTGAGTCTTTATCATTATATACCCGTTACCTTGTCGAAGGATTAGAGACTGGAGCCGCTGATAGTAATCGTGATGGCATTATTTCTGTCTATGAGTTGCATTGTTATACGAAAGCAAAAGTTTCTGAAGCTGCACCAGCCATGCGACCAAAAATCTTTGCGGTTGAAGAGGGATTTCAAATTACCATTGGAAATGCCCCCCTTGGCAATCCTGAGTTGCAATACCGGCAGGAAGTTAGTCATTTAGTTTATCACGGTGAAATTTCGACCATTGCCAGGCTGACCCTAGACACATTACGACACCAGTTAGAACTTCCCGAAACCGTTGCACATCAGATTGAAGCAGAAGTCTTAGAACCTCATCGTCACTATCAAAAAAGATTGAGTCAATATGAAAGTGTCTTAAAAGAGAGTATTAGCAAAGAATTTCCTATTAGCGAGGTAACGGAGAAAGAACTGAACCGGTTACAACAAATTCTCTCATTAAAACCGGAAGATGTCAGAAATATGAGACAGCGTCTAACTCCAGGTTTAATCCCCAAAAGTAGTCATGAGATCCCGACTAATCCACAGCCTACAGCGAGGAAAAAGCGTCCAGCTAGCCAATCACGCTGGCTTGGGTTTGGTCTAATTGGACTGGCATCTCTGGGAATCGCGATCGGACTGGCAAATCGGCCACCATTAGATCCCTTCCAACCAGACCCCATTCTCTCTGAAAAGCCTTTGCCAGAAGCACAAGGATGGATTCGCATTGGGGCAATTGCTGATCCTCCACCAGACGAGATTAGTGGAAGTCAACTATTAGAACAAGGTCCCGCCACACCAATTACCATCGAGCCACCTGTCGTTCCTGAGGTGGGAAGCACTGTGACCCTCATCAGCTCAGCGAACCTGCGTTCTAATGTTCCTCAAGAACCGTACACACTTTCAGGAGTAATTAATTTCCTCCGGGAAAACCAATCCCTAGTTGTTTTGGATCGTTGGTTAGGACGTGATCCAGACGTTCCTGGTCGCCAACAAGTTTGGATTCAAATTGGATATCCATCAGACGAGAGCCGAGATAGCATGACAACCTACGCATTCGTTCTACCCTAA
- the hypF gene encoding carbamoyltransferase HypF, translating into MMGEFDETVRGDRLHLDIQGIVQGVGFRPFVYQLATNLNLAGWVNNTADGVVIEIEGDRPQLEQFCQRLLAELPPHAQIHRLHRQEIPPQGQTDFLIQASESHPQRKTALILPDLATCSHCIEELFNPNNRRYRYPFINCTHCGPRYSIIETLPYDRPLTTMAGFPLCHDCQQEYDNPGDRRFHAQPNACEVCGPQLTFHPATNLPPLDAAQTLLRQGQILALKGLGGVQLLVNAQDEAAVQRLRQRKHRPSKPFAVMYPHLDAVRQECSLSDSEAELLQSPAAPIVLLRQLLQHQKQPRLAPSVAPNNPDLGVMLPYTPLHHLLLREFAAPLIATSGNLSGEPICIDNQETLQRLGNIADGFLLHNRPIARPVDDSVVRVMAKTPVILRRARGYAPRTLSLPGLSQSVLAVGGYFKNTVAIAFNENVFVSQHIGDLDNPASRQAFDYTLAKLSSIYDFEPEVIVCDSHPDYPSTQFAQHLAQDKQCSLIRVQHHQAHILSVMAEHQLQAPVLGIAWDGTGYGDDGTIWGGELLQIDTSEAGYQRLAHCRSFPLLGGDRAAKEPRRVALGLLWECFGEDLFTKPSLLSLPPLQAFSPSELTILQTALRRGINTPRSSSVGRLFDAIAALLGLQQVLSFEGEAAMALEFAARTVNTSDCYAIPLSEGVWDWEPMLLGILGDRTSDTSIPHIAAKFHNSLIEAIAQMLQTYHRPSVPIVLTGGCFQNQILLEGALARLQQMGLQPYINQQFPANDGGLSLGQVYAVFQQFHQPEANLR; encoded by the coding sequence ATGATGGGGGAGTTTGACGAGACGGTTCGGGGCGATCGCCTCCACCTGGATATTCAAGGAATTGTCCAAGGAGTAGGGTTTCGCCCCTTCGTCTACCAACTGGCCACCAACCTAAACTTAGCTGGCTGGGTAAACAACACCGCTGACGGGGTTGTCATCGAAATTGAGGGCGATCGCCCCCAACTCGAACAATTCTGTCAGCGTCTCCTCGCTGAACTCCCTCCCCACGCCCAAATCCATCGCCTCCATCGCCAAGAGATCCCCCCCCAGGGCCAAACAGACTTCCTCATTCAGGCCTCCGAATCCCATCCCCAACGCAAAACCGCCCTAATTCTCCCGGATCTCGCCACCTGTTCCCACTGCATCGAAGAACTGTTTAACCCCAACAATCGCCGCTACCGCTATCCCTTCATCAACTGTACCCACTGCGGCCCTCGATATAGCATTATCGAGACCCTTCCCTACGATCGCCCCCTCACCACCATGGCGGGGTTCCCCCTTTGTCACGACTGTCAGCAAGAATATGACAATCCCGGCGATCGCCGCTTCCACGCCCAACCCAACGCCTGCGAGGTCTGTGGCCCCCAATTAACGTTTCATCCCGCCACCAACCTCCCTCCCCTAGACGCCGCCCAAACCCTGCTACGTCAGGGACAAATCCTGGCCCTGAAAGGCTTAGGCGGGGTTCAACTTCTCGTCAACGCCCAAGACGAGGCGGCGGTTCAACGATTGCGTCAACGGAAACATCGCCCCAGTAAACCCTTTGCGGTGATGTATCCCCATCTCGATGCAGTTCGTCAAGAGTGTTCTCTCAGCGACAGCGAAGCCGAACTCTTGCAATCCCCCGCCGCCCCCATCGTCTTATTGCGTCAACTCTTACAGCATCAAAAACAGCCTCGCCTCGCCCCTTCCGTCGCCCCCAACAATCCCGATTTAGGGGTCATGCTTCCCTACACGCCCCTACATCATCTTCTCTTGCGAGAGTTCGCCGCCCCCCTCATCGCCACCAGTGGGAATCTCTCCGGGGAACCGATTTGTATTGACAATCAGGAAACCCTGCAACGCCTGGGGAACATCGCCGACGGCTTTTTGCTGCATAACCGCCCCATCGCCCGCCCAGTGGATGACTCGGTGGTACGGGTAATGGCTAAGACTCCCGTGATCTTGCGACGGGCTAGGGGATACGCCCCCAGAACTCTCTCGCTTCCTGGATTATCTCAATCGGTGTTGGCGGTGGGGGGCTATTTTAAGAATACGGTGGCGATCGCCTTCAACGAAAATGTCTTTGTCAGTCAACATATTGGCGATTTAGACAATCCCGCCAGCCGCCAGGCCTTTGACTATACCCTGGCCAAACTCTCTAGTATCTATGACTTTGAACCTGAGGTGATTGTCTGTGATAGCCATCCCGATTATCCCTCGACTCAGTTCGCCCAACACCTGGCCCAAGACAAACAATGTTCCTTAATCCGGGTTCAACATCATCAGGCCCATATCCTCTCGGTGATGGCGGAACATCAGTTACAGGCCCCCGTCTTGGGAATCGCTTGGGATGGAACCGGCTATGGAGACGATGGAACGATTTGGGGAGGGGAACTCTTGCAGATTGACACCTCTGAGGCGGGATATCAGCGGTTAGCCCATTGTCGCAGTTTTCCGCTGCTGGGGGGCGATCGCGCCGCAAAAGAACCCCGACGGGTGGCGTTAGGCTTATTGTGGGAGTGTTTCGGAGAGGATTTGTTTACTAAACCCTCACTGCTGTCTCTTCCCCCACTTCAGGCCTTTTCCCCATCAGAGTTAACGATTTTGCAAACCGCCTTACGTCGGGGGATTAATACGCCCCGCAGCAGTAGTGTTGGGCGGTTGTTTGATGCGATCGCCGCCTTATTAGGGTTGCAACAGGTTCTCAGTTTTGAAGGAGAAGCCGCCATGGCCTTGGAGTTCGCCGCCAGAACCGTGAACACTTCAGATTGCTATGCAATTCCTCTCTCTGAAGGTGTTTGGGATTGGGAACCAATGCTTTTAGGGATTTTGGGCGATCGCACCTCCGACACCTCCATTCCCCACATCGCCGCCAAGTTTCACAATAGTCTCATTGAAGCGATCGCCCAAATGTTGCAAACCTATCATCGTCCCTCCGTTCCCATCGTCTTAACCGGGGGCTGCTTCCAGAATCAGATTCTCCTAGAGGGGGCGCTCGCCCGACTACAGCAGATGGGACTCCAACCCTACATTAACCAACAGTTTCCAGCCAACGACGGTGGACTTAGCCTCGGACAAGTCTATGCCGTTTTTCAACAATTTCACCAACCTGAAGCTAACTTAAGATAA
- the hypB gene encoding hydrogenase nickel incorporation protein HypB — protein sequence MCQDCGCSVTPANIRMTSENQSHHDHSHGHSHEHPHHNHSHQQIHLHQAILSKNDRLAERNRGFFAAKNLFVLNILSSPGSGKTALLERTLMELSDRLPAAVIVGDLETDNDAQRLRRSGQQAIQIMTESLCHLEAEAIAQATQKLDLTDIQLLIIENVGNLVCPAAYDLGETQRVVLLSTTEGEDKPLKYPTVFKSADVVILNKIDIAEVVGFDRDRALENIRNIAPQATILEVSARTGEGMEQWYAYLQHQVQPQPELAVH from the coding sequence ATGTGTCAAGATTGCGGTTGTTCCGTTACCCCAGCTAATATTCGCATGACGTCAGAAAATCAGTCTCATCACGACCATTCCCACGGTCATTCTCACGAACATCCTCATCACAATCATTCTCATCAGCAAATTCACCTCCACCAAGCGATTCTTTCAAAAAATGATCGCCTAGCGGAACGAAATCGCGGCTTTTTTGCAGCTAAAAACCTCTTTGTTCTCAATATTCTCTCCTCACCGGGTTCTGGAAAAACCGCACTCCTAGAACGCACCTTAATGGAATTGAGCGATCGCCTTCCCGCCGCCGTCATTGTGGGAGACTTAGAAACCGACAACGACGCGCAACGATTGCGACGCAGTGGACAACAGGCGATTCAGATTATGACCGAAAGCCTCTGTCACCTCGAAGCCGAGGCGATCGCCCAAGCCACCCAAAAACTGGATTTAACCGATATCCAACTGCTGATTATCGAGAATGTGGGAAATCTGGTTTGTCCCGCTGCCTATGATTTAGGAGAAACGCAACGGGTAGTTCTCCTATCTACCACAGAAGGAGAAGATAAACCCCTAAAATACCCCACGGTGTTTAAATCTGCCGATGTGGTGATTTTGAATAAAATTGATATTGCCGAAGTGGTGGGATTTGACCGCGATCGCGCCCTGGAGAATATCCGCAACATTGCCCCCCAAGCCACAATTTTGGAAGTTTCTGCTCGAACTGGGGAAGGTATGGAACAATGGTATGCGTATTTACAACACCAGGTTCAGCCTCAGCCTGAACTGGCAGTTCACTAA
- the hypA gene encoding hydrogenase maturation nickel metallochaperone HypA, protein MHEVSIMDQTLDIALNEATRQGASQIHRLTVRVGTLSGVVPDALRFAFDVVAKDTIAEQAKFEIETVTARCYCQNCNQDFYPEDIIFVCPHCGTLSSQVLNGKELELSSLEVS, encoded by the coding sequence ATGCACGAAGTCAGTATCATGGACCAAACCTTGGACATCGCCCTCAATGAGGCAACTCGACAGGGTGCAAGTCAGATTCACCGCTTAACCGTCCGCGTGGGAACCCTCTCAGGAGTCGTTCCCGATGCCCTTCGTTTTGCCTTTGATGTTGTAGCCAAAGATACCATCGCTGAACAGGCAAAGTTTGAAATTGAAACGGTTACGGCCCGTTGTTACTGTCAAAACTGTAACCAAGACTTTTATCCCGAGGATATTATTTTCGTTTGTCCCCACTGTGGAACCTTAAGTTCTCAAGTTCTCAACGGGAAAGAACTCGAATTGTCATCGTTGGAGGTCTCTTAA
- the hypD gene encoding hydrogenase formation protein HypD — MKFVSEYRDATLSQQYTEAIADLVTQPWTIMEICGGQTHAIVKYGIDRLLPDGVTLVHGPGCPVCVTPIERIDKALDLARREEVILCSFGDMLRVPGSDRDLLSVKATGGDVRTVYSPLDALAIARDNPQKQIVFFAVGFETTAPATAMAVYQAKQQKLDNFSLLVSHVLVPPAMEAILSAPNCQVQGFLAAGHVCTVMGYRQYEPLADTYHVPIVVTGFEPVDVLQGIYLCLKQLEAGVAQVENQYSRSVVPEGNPTAQNLIQEVFEVIPRHWRGLGEIPASGFGLREDYGQFDGDRRFGFSADISPDEAETECISGEILQGFRKPHDCPAFGTRCTPDHPLGAPMVSSEGACAAYYRWRGDVA; from the coding sequence ATTAAGTTTGTTAGTGAATACCGGGATGCAACTCTATCACAGCAGTATACCGAGGCGATCGCCGACCTAGTGACCCAACCTTGGACGATTATGGAGATTTGTGGCGGACAAACCCATGCGATCGTCAAATATGGCATCGATCGCCTCCTTCCCGATGGGGTTACCCTGGTTCATGGCCCTGGCTGTCCAGTCTGTGTCACCCCCATCGAACGCATTGACAAGGCCCTGGATTTAGCCCGTCGCGAGGAGGTGATTCTCTGTTCCTTTGGTGATATGTTACGGGTTCCAGGAAGCGATCGCGATCTCCTCAGTGTCAAAGCCACCGGAGGCGATGTGCGAACCGTCTACTCCCCTCTCGATGCCTTGGCGATCGCCCGCGACAATCCCCAGAAACAGATTGTCTTCTTCGCGGTCGGCTTTGAAACCACCGCCCCCGCCACAGCCATGGCTGTCTATCAAGCCAAGCAACAAAAGCTTGACAATTTCTCCCTTTTAGTATCTCACGTTCTGGTTCCCCCAGCCATGGAGGCGATTCTCAGTGCGCCCAACTGTCAAGTCCAGGGATTTCTCGCCGCCGGCCATGTCTGTACGGTCATGGGGTATCGCCAATATGAACCCTTAGCCGACACCTATCACGTCCCCATCGTCGTCACCGGCTTTGAACCGGTGGATGTTTTACAGGGGATTTATCTCTGTCTCAAGCAACTTGAAGCGGGAGTGGCCCAGGTTGAAAATCAATATAGCCGCTCCGTTGTTCCTGAAGGCAACCCCACCGCCCAAAATCTGATTCAAGAGGTGTTTGAGGTGATTCCCCGTCACTGGCGAGGTTTAGGGGAAATTCCCGCCAGTGGCTTCGGTTTGCGAGAGGACTATGGCCAATTTGATGGCGATCGCCGTTTTGGGTTTTCCGCTGACATCTCCCCAGATGAAGCTGAGACGGAGTGCATCAGTGGCGAGATTCTACAAGGGTTCCGCAAACCTCATGACTGTCCGGCGTTTGGTACTCGTTGCACCCCAGACCATCCCCTGGGTGCGCCGATGGTGTCCTCTGAGGGGGCCTGTGCGGCCTATTATCGTTGGCGGGGGGATGTGGCTTAG